The following proteins come from a genomic window of Ammospiza nelsoni isolate bAmmNel1 chromosome 6, bAmmNel1.pri, whole genome shotgun sequence:
- the LOC132074523 gene encoding tumor necrosis factor receptor superfamily member 23-like isoform X2, with product MSRESYGSAAGMNPAPSRNVPHLPICSYRTRCCPSLSPQRKNKSYKSGVVLLTMPRARANCGEREYSHQDHCCVFCEAGTFVADHCNTSHLQGKCDPCKEGKSFTAHANGLEHCLACRQCKEGQITLRPCTLTQNAECQCKPGYFCEDEGCEICRRISQEHLDGKEIMNSTDTMELGLTNQVKEAHDWFIPVLALAALVFLVVVIVVLVKKLKCDKAAVTVKDIEGCLVHKWLKYVKHPRFFVGLYPGQICSTSPIYRS from the exons ATGTCTAGGGAAAGTTacggcagcgccgctggcatgAACCCAGCGCCCTCAAGGAATGTACCGCATCTCCCTATCTGTTCGTATCGCACTcgctgctgcccttccctctctcctcagaggaaaaataagagTTACAAGTCAGGA GTTGTGCTACTGACGATGCCTAGAGCCCGAGCGAACTGTGGGGAGAGAGAGTACTCCCATCAAGATCACTGCTGTGTGTTTTGTGAGGCAG GTACCTTTGTTGCTGATCACTGCAATACTTCACATTTGCAAGGAAAATGTGACCCttgcaaggaaggaaaaagctttACTGCCCATGCCAATGGCTTGGAGCACTGCTTGGCTTGCAGACAGTGCAAAGAAG GTCAGATAACTCTGAGACCCTGTACCCTGACACAGAATGCTGAATGCCAGTGCAAACCAGGGTATTTCTGTGAAGATGAGGGCTGTGAAATATGTCGGAGAATCAGTCAAGA GCATCTGGACGGGAAAGAAATCATGAATTCCACTGATACCATGGAACTAGGCTTAACTAATCAAG TGAAGGAAGCTCATGATTGGTTTATTCCGGTGCTTGCATTGGCTGCTTTGGTTTTCCTCGTTGTCGTCATTGTTGTTCTTGTTAAAAAGCTGAAGTGTGATAAAG ctgctgtaACTGTTAAAGATATAGAGGGGTGTCTG gtcCATAAGTGGCTCAAATATGTGAAACACCCCAggttttttgttgggttgtACCCTGGCCAGATTTGCAGCACTTCACCTATTTATAGAAGCTGA
- the LOC132074523 gene encoding tumor necrosis factor receptor superfamily member 23-like isoform X3 codes for MGTIMGAGRAAGLLLLVVLLTMPRARANCGEREYSHQDHCCVFCEAGTFVADHCNTSHLQGKCDPCKEGKSFTAHANGLEHCLACRQCKEGQITLRPCTLTQNAECQCKPGYFCEDEGCEICRRISQEHLDGKEIMNSTDTMELGLTNQVKEAHDWFIPVLALAALVFLVVVIVVLVKKLKCDKAAVTVKDIEGCLISARMCSCDATSCDSCKVHKWLKYVKHPRFFVGLYPGQICSTSPIYRS; via the exons ATGGGCACCATCATGGGAGCCGGGCGAGCggcggggctgctgctgctg GTTGTGCTACTGACGATGCCTAGAGCCCGAGCGAACTGTGGGGAGAGAGAGTACTCCCATCAAGATCACTGCTGTGTGTTTTGTGAGGCAG GTACCTTTGTTGCTGATCACTGCAATACTTCACATTTGCAAGGAAAATGTGACCCttgcaaggaaggaaaaagctttACTGCCCATGCCAATGGCTTGGAGCACTGCTTGGCTTGCAGACAGTGCAAAGAAG GTCAGATAACTCTGAGACCCTGTACCCTGACACAGAATGCTGAATGCCAGTGCAAACCAGGGTATTTCTGTGAAGATGAGGGCTGTGAAATATGTCGGAGAATCAGTCAAGA GCATCTGGACGGGAAAGAAATCATGAATTCCACTGATACCATGGAACTAGGCTTAACTAATCAAG TGAAGGAAGCTCATGATTGGTTTATTCCGGTGCTTGCATTGGCTGCTTTGGTTTTCCTCGTTGTCGTCATTGTTGTTCTTGTTAAAAAGCTGAAGTGTGATAAAG ctgctgtaACTGTTAAAGATATAGAGGGGTGTCTG ATCTCTGCTAGGATGTGTTCCTGTGATGCAACAAGTTGTGATTCATGCAAG gtcCATAAGTGGCTCAAATATGTGAAACACCCCAggttttttgttgggttgtACCCTGGCCAGATTTGCAGCACTTCACCTATTTATAGAAGCTGA
- the LOC132074523 gene encoding tumor necrosis factor receptor superfamily member 23-like isoform X1, which yields MSRESYGSAAGMNPAPSRNVPHLPICSYRTRCCPSLSPQRKNKSYKSGVVLLTMPRARANCGEREYSHQDHCCVFCEAGTFVADHCNTSHLQGKCDPCKEGKSFTAHANGLEHCLACRQCKEGQITLRPCTLTQNAECQCKPGYFCEDEGCEICRRISQEHLDGKEIMNSTDTMELGLTNQVKEAHDWFIPVLALAALVFLVVVIVVLVKKLKCDKAAVTVKDIEGCLISARMCSCDATSCDSCKVHKWLKYVKHPRFFVGLYPGQICSTSPIYRS from the exons ATGTCTAGGGAAAGTTacggcagcgccgctggcatgAACCCAGCGCCCTCAAGGAATGTACCGCATCTCCCTATCTGTTCGTATCGCACTcgctgctgcccttccctctctcctcagaggaaaaataagagTTACAAGTCAGGA GTTGTGCTACTGACGATGCCTAGAGCCCGAGCGAACTGTGGGGAGAGAGAGTACTCCCATCAAGATCACTGCTGTGTGTTTTGTGAGGCAG GTACCTTTGTTGCTGATCACTGCAATACTTCACATTTGCAAGGAAAATGTGACCCttgcaaggaaggaaaaagctttACTGCCCATGCCAATGGCTTGGAGCACTGCTTGGCTTGCAGACAGTGCAAAGAAG GTCAGATAACTCTGAGACCCTGTACCCTGACACAGAATGCTGAATGCCAGTGCAAACCAGGGTATTTCTGTGAAGATGAGGGCTGTGAAATATGTCGGAGAATCAGTCAAGA GCATCTGGACGGGAAAGAAATCATGAATTCCACTGATACCATGGAACTAGGCTTAACTAATCAAG TGAAGGAAGCTCATGATTGGTTTATTCCGGTGCTTGCATTGGCTGCTTTGGTTTTCCTCGTTGTCGTCATTGTTGTTCTTGTTAAAAAGCTGAAGTGTGATAAAG ctgctgtaACTGTTAAAGATATAGAGGGGTGTCTG ATCTCTGCTAGGATGTGTTCCTGTGATGCAACAAGTTGTGATTCATGCAAG gtcCATAAGTGGCTCAAATATGTGAAACACCCCAggttttttgttgggttgtACCCTGGCCAGATTTGCAGCACTTCACCTATTTATAGAAGCTGA